The following are encoded together in the Argopecten irradians isolate NY chromosome 5, Ai_NY, whole genome shotgun sequence genome:
- the LOC138323778 gene encoding probable chitinase 10 isoform X1, whose product MFRIACLVIALAVVTNAYRRICYHSNWSQYRNSQGKFFPENINSTLCTHIIYAFATLNGNHLKAFEWNDESTPWSTGLYERFNAMKKQNPNVKTLLAVGGWNLGSAPFTRIAASDASRTDFATDAVKFLRSHDFDGLDFDWEYPANRGSPPKDKQNFVELVKKTRELFDSDAQSTGKPRLILSAATGAGKEKIETAYDFPQLIQYLDMINLMTYDLHGAFDDHTGHNSPLKAGPMDTGNDTTLNVEWAAHEYVKRGVPKSMLNIGMPLYGRSFTLKSTSNTGVNAPVSGGGTAGRYTGESGFLAYYEICKMIPTSTKHMIEGQEVPYIVKGNHWVGYDDQESLRKKVDFVRHEQYGGVMVWDLALDDFSGSCGEGKYPLLNAINDELTRAGSIPVITNPPTTTTVATTTSASGSASGSNNSYRRICYHSNWSQYRNGQGKFFPENINASLCTHIIYAFATLNGNHLKAFEWNDESTPWSTGLYERFNAIKKQNPNVKTLLAVGGWNLGSAPFTRIAASDATRTDFATDAVKFLRSHDFDGLDFDWEYPANRGSPPKDKQNFVELVKKTRELFDSDAQSTGKPRLILSAATGAGKEKIETAYDFPQLIQYLDMINLMTYDLHGAFDDHTGHNSPLKAGPMDTGNDTTLNVEWAAHEYIKRGVPKSMLNVGMPLYGRSFTLKSTSETGLNAPVSGGGNAGMYTAERGFLAYYEICKMIPTSTKHMIEGQEVPYIVKGNQWVGYDDQESLRKKVDFVRHEQYGGVMVWDLALDDFSGSCGEGKYPLLNAINDELTRAGPIPVITNPPPTTAVVPVSSTPSGSSQNSGSASGSNDSYRRICYHSNWSQYRNGKGRFFPENINASLCTHIIYAFATLNNNHLKAFEWNDESTPWSTGLYERFNALKKQNPNVKTMLAVGGWNLGSAPFTRIAASDATRTDFATDAVKFLRSHNFDGLDFDWEYPANRGSPPKDKQNFVELVKKTRELFDSDAQSTGNPRLILSAATGAGKEKIETAYDFPQLIQYLDMINLMTYDLHGAFDDHTGHNSPLKAGPMDTGNDTTLNVEWAAHEYVKRGVPKSMLNIGMPLYGRSFTLKSTSETGVNAPVSGGGNAGMYTAERGFLAYYEICTMIATSTKHMIEGQEVPYIVKGNQWVGYDDQESLRKKVDFVRNEHYGGVMVWDLALDDFSGSCGEGKYPLLNAINDELTRTGPIPVLTNPPPTTTVVPASTTSNSGSNDSYRRICYHSNWSQYRNGEGKFLPESINASLCTHIIYAFATLNNNHLKAFEWNDESTPWSTGMYERFNALKKQNPNVKTLLAVGGWNLGSAPFTRIAASDATRTDFATDAVKFLRSHDFDGLDFDWEYPANRGSPPQDKQNFVELVKKTRELFDSDAQSTGKPRLILSAATGAGKEKIETAYDFPQLIKYLDMINLMTYDLHGAFDDHTGHNSPLKAGPMDTGNDTTLNVEWAAHEYVRRGVPKSMLNVGMPLYGRSFTLSSTSNTGLHAPVRGGGTAGRFTRESGFLAYYEICTMIPKSTKHIIQGEEVPYIVQGNQWVGYDDQESLRKKVDFVKQEHFGGVMVWDLALDDFSGSCGEGKYPLLNAINDELRKVDPNMLTTKIPTLSPTLATNATSLPMSTAAPPNPQTPAPQTPAPQTPAPQTPVPQTPAPQTPAPQTPAPQTPAPQTPAPQTPAPQTPAPQTPAPQTPAPQTPAPQTPAPQTPAPQTPAPQTPAPQTPAPQTPAPQTPAPQTPAPLTPAPQTPAPQTPAPQTPAPQTPAPQTPAPQTPAPQTPAPQTPAPQTAAPQTAAPQTAAPQTVAPQTAAPQTVAPQTAATQTAAPQTAAPQTAAPQTVAPQTAAPQTGAPQTAAPQTAAPQTAAPQTSATQTAAPQTNAPMTSAPSTSSPVAHHTIGTTNTFNCASHGTGFYPSPADCSKYFICAGGSAFEVACTPGLLFNPISSFCDSPSNVQCNGAPIPPSFTQRPVVMTTSGTNAPVTTTPTTTSTTTPTTTSTTTPTTTTMPTTTPTTTSTTTPVQTTTQAPTPAPTPAPTQPQTTKSHNNQPITPEKFCQGKNLGLHSDPDHCGFFYECASGLAFHEQCSAGTLFNPVSLNCDYPQHVNCGSSGR is encoded by the exons ATGTTTCGAATTGCATGCCTGGTGATAGCATTGGCAG TGGTTACCAATGCCTATCGCCGTATATGTTACCACTCTAACTGGTCTCAATATAGAAACAGCCAAGGGAAGTTCTTCCCCGAGAACATCAACTCCACACTCTGTACACATATCATCTATGCATTTGCCACACTTAATGGTAATCATTTAAAGGCATTTGAATGGAACGACGAGAGCACACCATGGTCCACAGGCTT GTACGAACGCTTCAACGCAATGAAGAAGCAGAACCCAAATGTGAAGACTCTGCTAGCTGTTGGAGGCTGGAACCTTGGATCTGCACCCTTTACAAGGATAGCAGCTTCCGATGCATCTCGTACTGACTTCGCCACTGATGCAGTGAAATTCCTTCGATCACATGATTTCGATGGGCTCGATTTCGACTGGGAATATCCGGCCAATAGAGGGAGCCCCCCTAAAGACAAACAAAACTTCGTCGAACTCGTCAAG aaAACACGTGAACTGTTTGATAGTGACGCACAATCAACTGGTAAACCGCGTCTGATTCTCTCAGCAGCGACAGGAGCGGGAAAAGAAAAAATTGAAACTGCCTACGATTTCCCTCAGCTAATACA GTATCTGGATATGATCAACTTGATGACCTATGACCTCCATGGTGCGTTTGATGACCACACTGGTCACAACAGTCCACTCAAGGCCGGCCCTATGGATACCGGAAACGACACAACATTGAATGTG GAATGGGCTGCCCATGAATATGTGAAAAGAGGAGTACCGAAGAGCATGCTAAATATAGGAATGCCTCTATATGGTCGCTCCTTCACTCTGAAAAGCACAAGTAACACTGGTGTGAACGCTCCCGTCAGTGGGGGAGGGACTGCTGGGAGGTATACCGGTGAGAGTGGATTCCTGGCCTACTACGAG ATTTGTAAAATGATCCCAACGTCTACGAAACACATGATAGAAGGTCAGGAGGTACCCTACATCGTCAAAGGTAACCATTGGGTTGGATACGATGACCAGGAAAGTCTCCGCAAGAAG GTAGATTTTGTGAGACACGAGCAGTATGGTGGTGTTATGGTTTGGGATCTTGCCCTTGACGATTTCAGTGGATCGTGTGGAGAAGGCAAATATCCACTTTTGAACGCCATCAATGACGAATTGACAAGGGCTGGTTCTATACCAGTGATAACCAA cCCACCTACCACTACTACTGTGGCTACAACTACGTCGGCGTCCG gaTCTGCATCTGGATCTAACAACTCCTACCGCCGTATATGTTACCACTCTAACTGGTCTCAGTACAGAAACGGCCAAGGGAAGTTCTTCCCCGAGAACATCAACGCCAGTCTTTGCACACATATCATTTACGCGTTTGCAACTCTAAATGGTAATCATTTAAAGGCATTTGAATGGAACGATGAGAGTACACCATGGTCCACAGGCTT GTACGAACGCTTCAACGCAATAAAGAAGCAGAACCCAAATGTTAAGACTCTGCTAGCTGTTGGAGGCTGGAACCTTGGATCTGCACCCTTCACAAGGATAGCAGCCTCTGATGCAACTCGTACTGACTTCGCCACTGATGCAGTGAAATTCCTTCGATCACATGATTTCGATGGGCTCGATTTCGACTGGGAATATCCGGCCAATAGAGGGAGCCCCCCTAAAGACAAACAAAACTTCGTCGAACTCGTCAAG aaAACACGTGAACTGTTTGATAGTGACGCACAATCAACTGGTAAACCGCGTCTGATTCTATCAGCAGCGACAGGAGCGGGAAAGGAAAAAATTGAAACTGCCTACGATTTCCCTCAGCTAATACA GTATCTGGATATGATCAACTTGATGACCTATGACCTCCATGGTGCGTTTGATGACCACACTGGTCACAACAGTCCACTTAAGGCCGGCCCTATGGATACCGGAAACGACACAACATTGAATGTG GAATGGGCTGCACATGAATATATAAAAAGAGGAGTACCGAAGAGCATGCTTAACGTCGGAATGCCATTATATGGTCGCTCCTTCACTCTGAAAAGTACAAGTGAAACTGGTTTGAACGCTCCTGTTAGTGGTGGAGGAAACGCTGGAATGTATACGGCAGAGCGTGGATTCCTGGCCTACTACGAG ATCTGTAAAATGATCCCCACGTCTACGAAACATATGATAGAAGGTCAGGAGGTACCCTACATCGTCAAAGGTAACCAGTGGGTGGGTTACGATGACCAGGAAAGTCTCCGTAAGAAG GTAGATTTTGTGAGACACGAGCAGTACGGTGGTGTTATGGTATGGGATCTTGCCCTTGACGATTTCAGTGGATCGTGCGGAGAAGGCAAATATCCACTTCTGAACGCCATCAATGACGAATTAACAAGAGCTGGACCTATACCAGTGATAACCAA TCCACCGCCAACCACTGCAGTCGTACCTGTCAGTTCAACACCTTCAGGTTCATCTCAAAATTCCG GATCTGCATCTGGATCAAACGACTCCTACCGCCGTATATGTTACCACTCTAACTGGTCTCAGTACAGAAACGGCAAAGGGAGGTTCTTCCCCGAGAACATCAACGCCAGTCTTTGCACACATATCATCTACGCGTTTGCAACACTCAACAATAATCATCTGAAAGCGTTTGAATGGAACGACGAGAGTACACCATGGTCCACAGGCTT GTACGAACGATTCAACGCATTGAAGAAACAGAACCCAAATGTGAAGACTATGCTAGCTGTTGGAGGCTGGAACCTTGGATCTGCACCCTTCACAAGGATAGCAGCTTCCGATGCAACTCGCACCGACTTCGCCACTGATGCAGTAAAATTTCTTCGGTCACATAATTTCGATGGGCTCGATTTTGATTGGGAATATCCGGCAAATAGAGGGAGCCCTCCTAAGGACAAACAAAACTTCGTTGAACTCGTCAAG AAAACACGTGAGCTGTTTGATAGTGACGCACAATCAACTGGTAATCCGCGTCTAATTCTCTCAGCTGCGACTGGAGCGGGAAAGGAAAAAATTGAAACTGCCTACGATTTCCCTCAGCTTATACA GTATCTGGATATGATCAACTTGATGACGTATGATCTCCATGGTGCGTTTGATGACCACACTGGTCACAACAGTCCACTTAAGGCCGGTCCTATGGATACCGGAAACGACACAACATTGAATGTG GAATGGGCAGCCCATGAATATGTGAAGAGAGGAGTACCGAAGAGCATGCTTAACATCGGAATGCCTCTATACGGTCGTTCATTCACTCTGAAAAGTACAAGTGAAACTGGTGTGAACGCTCCTGTTAGCGGTGGAGGAAACGCTGGAATGTATACGGCAGAGCGTGGATTCCTGGCCTACTACGAG ATCTGTACAATGATCGCCACATCTACGAAACACATGATAGAAGGCCAGGAGGTACCCTACATCGTCAAAGGTAACCAGTGGGTGGGATACGATGACCAGGAAAGTCTCCGTAAGAAG GTAGATTTTGTCAGAAACGAGCACTATGGCGGAGTTATGGTTTGGGATCTTGCCCTTGACGATTTCAGTGGATCGTGCGGAGAAGGCAAATATCCACTTTTGAACGCAATCAATGATGAATTGACAAGAACTGGACCTATACCAGTGCTAACCAA TCCACCGCCAACAACTACGGTCGTACCTGCCAGTACAACTTCAAACTCAG GATCAAACGACTCCTATCGCCGTATTTGTTACCACTCTAACTGGTCCCAGTACAGAAACGGCGAAGGGAAGTTCCTCCCCGAGAGCATCAACGCAAGTCTCTGTACACACATCATCTACGCGTTTGCAACCCTCAATAATAATCATCTGAAAGCCTTTGAATGGAACGACGAGAGTACACCATGGTCCACAGGCAT GTATGAACGATTCAACGCATTGAAGAAACAGAATCCAAATGTTAAGACTCTTCTAGCGGTTGGAGGCTGGAACCTTGGATCTGCACCCTTCACAAGAATAGCAGCTTCCGATGCAACTCGTACTGACTTCGCCACTGATGCAGTGAAATTCCTTCGGTCACATGATTTTGATGGACTCGATTTTGACTGGGAATATCCGGCCAACAGAGGGAGTCCACCTCAAGACAAACAAAACTTCGTTGAACTTGTAAAG AAAACACGTGAGCTGTTTGATAGTGACGCACAATCAACTGGTAAACCGCGTTTGATTCTCTCAGCAGCGACAGGAGCGGGAAAGGAAAAAATTGAAACTGCCTACGATTTCCCTCAGCTCATCAA GTATCTGGATATGATCAACTTGATGACGTATGACCTCCATGGTGCGTTTGATGATCACACTGGTCACAACAGTCCACTTAAGGCCGGTCCAATGGATACCGGAAACGACACAACATTGAATGTG GAATGGGCTGCCCATGAATATGTGAGAAGAGGAGTACCAAAGAGCATGCTTAATGTCGGAATGCCTCTATATGGTCGCTCCTTTACCTTGAGCAGCACTAGTAACACTGGTCTTCACGCTCCCGTCCGAGGAGGAGGAACCGCTGGGAGATTTACCCGTGAGAGTGGATTTCTGGCCTATTACGAG ATCTGTACAATGATTCCAAAGTCTACAAAGCACATTATACAAGGTGAAGAAGTACCATACATCGTCCAGGGTAACCAGTGGGTGGGTTACGATGACCAGGAAAGTCTCCGTAAAAAG GTGGATTTCGTGAAACAAGAGCATTTTGGCGGTGTAATGGTTTGGGATCTTGCACTTGACGATTTCAGTGGATCGTGTGGAGAAGGCAAATATCCACTTTTGAACGCCATCAATGACGAATTGAGAAAAGTTGACCCAAATATGTTGACTACCAA GATACCAACATTATCGCCGACTTTGGCAACTAACGCAACTTCTCTCCCGATGTCAACTGCTGCACCACCAAACCCACAAACTCCAGCCCCACAAACACCTGCCCCGCAAACTCCAGCACCACAAACACCTGTTCCTCAAACTCCTGCACCACAAACACCCGCTCCTCAAACTCCAGCACCACAAACACCTGCACCTCAAACTCCAGCACCACAAACACCTGCACCTCAAACTCCAGCACCACAAACACCTGCTCCTCAAACTCCAGCACCCCAAACACCAGCACCACAAACACCTGCACCTCAAACTCCAGCACCCCAAACACCAGCTCCTCAAACTCCAGCACCACAAACACCTGCACCTCAAACTCCAGCACCACAAACACCTGCTCCTCAAACTCCAGCACCCCTAACACCCGCTCCTCAAACTCCAGCACCACAAACACCTGCACCTCAAACTCCAGCACCACAAACACCTGCACCTCAAACTCCAGCACCACAAACACCTGCTCCTCAAACTCCAGCACCACAAACTCCAGCACCTCAAACGGCAGCTCCCCAAACTGCAGCGCCACAAACCGCAGCACCACAAACGGTAGCTCCTCAAACCGCAGCGCCACAAACGGTAGCTCCTCAAACCGCAGCAACTCAAACGGCAGCTCCCCAAACTGCAGCGCCACAAACCGCAGCACCGCAAACGGTAGCTCCTCAAACCGCAGCGCCACAAACGGGAGCTCCTCAAACCGCAGCGCCACAAACTGCAGCGCCACAAACCGCAGCACCGCAAACTTCAGCTACCCAAACCGCAGCACCTCAAACCAACGCCCCAATGACTTCTGCACCTTCCACATCTA GTCCCGTCGCCCATCATACCATTGGAACTACGAATACTTTTAATTGTGCCTCCCATGGTACAGGGTTTTACCCAAGTCCCGCCGActgttcaaaatatttcatctgTGCTGGTGGATCAGCATTTGAAGTTGCGTGTACCCCAGGTCTATTGTTTAATCCAATTTCATCGTTTTGTGATTCACCAAGTAATGTACAATGCAATGGAGCTCCAATACCGCCATCATTTACGCAAAGGCCAGTTGTCATGACGACGAGCGGTACAAATGCTCCTGTCACGACTACGCCAACGACTACATCCACGACTACGCCGACGACTACCTCCACAACTACGCCAACGACTACGACTATGCCAACGACTACGCCAACGACTACGTCCACAACTACGCCAG TACAAACGACAACACAAGCACCAACACCGGCTCCAACTCCAGCACCGACACAACCACAGACGACTAAAAGTCATAATAACCAGCCTATCACACCAG AGAAATTCTGTCAAGGAAAAAATCTTGGTCTCCATTCCGACCCTGATCACTGCGGCTTTTTCTACGAGTGTGCGAGTGGCTTGGCTTTCCACGAGCAATGTTCTGCGGGAACTCTGTTCAACCCCGTATCTCTGAACTGTGACTATCCACAACACGTGAACTGCGGATCGTCTGGAAGATAG